The sequence ccaatatttttcttcctccagccaatgaaaatacaagtgacctaaggggcctttgtcactatgactTTATAGACgggtagtgacaacccttaggtcacgagtattttctggctgaatgaagaaaatattggagaataatataattgtaccaGTGGCAATAATATCaaagggaaagtaatggtaattttgaacacatcagaaccagtgacgtagacatgtgttgtcatgacacatgttgttgtgacgtagaacgaccagagtatacattccatattttttgttgaacctggctcatgcatggtgTAATAATGGTTATTTCATTAATGATATACACAatgtagagacagacagagagacagacagacagacagacagacggacagacagacatagacagacagacagacagacacacacacacacacacacacacacacacacacacacacacacacacatacgtacgtacatactaAACCTCCTCCTTACTCCCCAATTGACAAATGGATTTTTATTCATTTCGCTATTCCTTGTAATCATGTAAGAAGTGACCTTTGACTTCTAAACCTGGGTCTGATGTTTACATTGATCTGAGTATTCACAAATAGTTTTTTCAGCTTATGACTCTCTTGTTGATTCCTAGGTAAATTTCATTGCATCTCATAGTTCAAggtttttttcagttttgataTTTCACCAACCCCAGATCAAGATAAGCCATACATTTGATAATGACGAGTCCTTTGTGACACAGTCTCCATAATTCTATTTCCTTACCTGTAGGTGTACCATGATAGCGAAGAAGGTCAAAGATATACTCAGTTTTATAAAATAACAGAATTCCCATACATTGCTATCATTGATCCCAGGACAGGTgagttttgacatgtttgttacCATAAAACCTAACCAAACAGTGATTGTTCTACGCTCTAAAAAATATGTGAAGATTACTCCTGTGATCTTTGGGGAATTTGGTCATGATAGTTTAAAAATTTATACAATCTTGGTATTTCTCACCATAGATCCCTctctttttttacttttttcttttttcttattttgatGTTTATAGATCCCACTCTTGAAGTAGTAAATTATTGCACATTgcaaaaagtaatatttttgtaGGGGGTTACTTGATCTTTGATATGACATACGTCTCCTACAACCATTcacagggttcgcacggtcctggaaaaccctctggaatttcaaaccctccctggaaaaccctggaaaatgcgccctacccctggaaaaccctggaaaatgatcatgatcaatcgatcgattaacattgacgatcgtcatgtttgctcgagccacccattcatatggttctgaatctcgtaaatatgaaatggcgaaaatattttcaaagtcattcGCCACGGTGGTTAAACTCAGACAGTCAAACGATCGGtacacgagacactttgccccacagaccgtgcctatgcATAGTTGAATGGGGGGTGCCGcagtgtttgtttcgatcttgcgtatattgctactccatctcccagtcgtcatttcagggacatgatattgcattaacagtcccggccgggggtaacagtaggtctgctaacaagattatcgtaacattgtagcgagtatcaaagcatcatcaaccaggattagaaattgttacaagttcggcgcacgagtcAACATACTAAGCTCaggcatggcaatactagggcTAGGGCCtcgggaagtgcagttgaatttccgggttgtggaagtacggttgtgacttttatgtcgtcgataaatgggtatttgtgttacatgttctaaaagaataaactactgttttatgttgtcggtacagtaacattcgtcaatggtcaagttgagttgagaaatcacgatattccgcaactcgtggcatccgtacataaacatcgagacgcaagcgatgaatgtattcagttattcatagctcgaaatttcgttacgtaaatgacatttttattctaaattttgaagaaaaaaattatttgaggtgacttataaatctagtaacatcaaaccatacaataacgaggacaaactttagtttttaatttatttttctggatatgtctgaattagactgacgaatgctgcgatacacgatcaatgcaccagcttgacgaaactgCTACTTTGatgacagaggtttctccgttaatcttagcgtgcaaacgtggttttgaaaccaacatcttgcatagtgtcgattgtctttaaaatgttttgtaacatattatgggaactgttgttaatttttttctcatccacatcagacaattagatgtcattcaaaaagtatactttagtgtcaacacccctggaaaatggccaaaatcaatatgaataccccaggaaaactgatgaaaaccccctggaaagtcctggaattttgttttgctttaagtgtacgaaccctgcaTGATTCAGAATTGGTTGTTGATGTGGTATCATGAACATTTTGTAATAGTTATATAAATTTGTGCCCACTGTAGTTTTGATTTTGGACATTTATCAACTACTGGGTAGTTACTGTTTTCCCATTACTTACAAGTTTGATATTTCTTTCTGTTTTAGGTGAAAAGTTAATGGAGTGGCATAAACTAGACAGTATGACATTTTGTGATCTAGTAACAGAGTTTTTGTCTTCACATCCAATATTTGATAATGATGGATTGAGTCCACCACCAAAGAAGAAAGTACGACGGGTAAGTTCCCCCAGGGACCCAAAGACATGTTTCATGTTAGTAAATGTCTGTAGATTGCACCAGCTCACACTCGTCTTTACACCATATATCTAGGGattttttcagtaatttttcatgattttaaccCATAGAATGTTATGTACCGTATTGTATAGTGTCTTTTACAGTAGCATGGCATTCTATGGGTTAATAGGTACAGTGTGAAAGGATAGTAAAAAAGGCTTGCATGGCCACGACGCCCTGACTGTCATTGTAGTGATACTTAATGGGTTCTAAGATTTGATAATTCCAGTGTGTTGTAATAGTGAAAAGACTTACATGACCACAGCGCCCTCACTCTAGTGATAGTGTATAGTATCTACACTACCATGGTATTCTGAAGGGTTAATAGCTGcagtgtgttgtgatagtgGAAAGACTTACATGACCACAGTGCCCTCACTGTCATGACCTTGTGTACACTAATTATCTCATTCTAAGGGTTAATAGTTAGTGTGTCTGGATACTGAAAAGACTTGCATGGCCACGACGCCCTGACTGCCATGATAGTGTTTACACTAGTATGGCATTCTATGGGTTAATAGTTATTTCAAGGttttttttggttatttttatatgatattactgtatatgttttccttgggcctcgaactcgactagtttgaacaaactatttttgtggtccagctagaagttcaagttattctgttatatatatttttttctcattggcgatgtgattacttgattatttcattttcctcacttgatatgtaaaaagATTTcaacctctggcaaataaataatataatagttaCAGTGTGTTCTGATAGTGAAAAGTCTTGCATGGCCAGAGTGCCCTCACTGCCATGATAGTGACACTAGCATGATATACTAAGCAGGGTTCTTATTCTTTTGATTAGCTgcagatgtatgtgtatatttattaatatcgttgatgttttgttttctgttacaCATCAGTCTGACAGCATAATTGACGCAAGTGAAGACAGTCAACTTGAAGCGGCCATTGCTGCATCATTAGCAGAGACATCAGCCAAAGAATTGCAGACTGAAggaaaaaggaaaaaaacaagAGCAGAAATAATAGTTGATGATGACGGAGATGAAGACAGTGAAACTTTCCATTCAATACACGACAGTAGTTCAGATTCAGAAAACACAGAGGAGGAAGACCTCTCGGAGGAAAACTCGCCAGTGAACTCTCGAACAGTTGCTAAGTTGGAAAATGGAACATCCCATGAATCTGTGCCAAAACTGAATGACAATTCCTCTGTCAGTGaaccttttaaaaaaatatttgaaactcGAACAGCAGATCAAGACAAAGACACAAACAGGACAgtcaacaaaaacacaaataatgacGTTGAAACTAAAGATAATATGGACAAACAATTAATTTtgaatgatgatgtcatcgcTAGTGACGAAGAGAAGGACTGTGCTGATAATTCAGTGGAATATGAAGATAATTCTGAAGAAGAAGTTTCTAACGAAGTTGGTAAGAATCTGTATACAATGGCTAtggtggtggaggtgggggtggggggttacattttatgacaaataaacCATTAAATGTGAACAcatttttgtgatattttgtatgtatataattgttaGGTCATTATTTTTGTACCAGTTTAAAAATGAGTGAGATttccataaatttggtttaaaaTATAGTGGAGCTAAAATCTGCAAGGAAACAATAATTTGTTTAAACGAATGTGATTTCTGTAAATTCAGTCTAAAATATAGTGGAGCTATGCTAAAATATGCAAGGTAACAATAATTTGTTTAAATAGTTTTGGTGGGAAACCGCTTGTAGTGGAAGgaaatgtatacacacatacaagtaAATTGTGCCTGCTATTGACAAACATCAGTACAGTGTGAAAAAGTAGGTTCCAATCCTGATTGTTGTGTACATATTATATTGGTGGTATTCTATTacaacatgaaatgttttagaATAGGATCTTTTGGGACTAAATCTAGCTGTACAATCTGTTCTCATCACATCTTGTCTTATATCAACTTTTTTAGCATTATGTAATGTCAGTGTGTGAATTTGTACGTTTTTCATGAAAGTTCAGAAGTTTTAGGCCAGAACTTCATACAAGGTCATAGGTCGATATGGTAATTAGTTTCCTGTGTTGAAGATTGGGGTCATAACCCCATATAGTCAGGTATATATATTTGTAGGTAATATTATTTCATGACTTGTGTGTcagaacttgcaatccagactgagcatgctcagatgcaaagggcTATGGCGTTATCTGTAGTTATTGTTATAATATCAAAAGAATAAACCTACAGTGCAGTGGTCAGATCATTTATGGTTACAAAccatgtaacaatattgtttacaatactgattGATTTATATGTatcatttcccatgatgcatcattcagtatattcaaaatgaaatcttTCAAACTAGAAAGTCTATTTCATTTTTACCCTCTGCAGGTCCCAAGGCCAAGTTGATGATACGTTTCCCAGAtggtaaaagaaaacaaatgtcACTGCCAGCAACTGCTAAACTTACGGTATGTCTAATGATATCAtaaaactgtacaatttattgatCTTTAATACTATCATGACTATTAGACTAAACTTTGACTTTGTCAACACATGCTGTGTTATGTAGTAGAAAGGAACTTTAAGTTTTAACATGCTCTCATGTAGTATTTACtcaagaaaagaaaacatgtacacataaagacaCACCAACAGACATACCCTTCCTCTTTCACCTCTCTCCCCGTCCCTCCAttttctctccctccctccctctccttccactctcccctctctctctgtctgctctctctctctctctctctctctctctctctctctctctctctctctctctctctctctctctctctttcgctctctcacacacacacacttttatgCATATAAAAAGAACAAACTTAAGGTTATTCTCTGTGAAAGTCACTTTATTATAAAGACTGAAAAGTGTTTGTCAAAATTATAAGTCTTGGATCTTTGTTCAGAATCCTGGTCTtggatcccccccccccctctctctctctctctctctctctctttctctctctctctctctctctctctctctctctctctctctctctctctctctctctctctctctctctctctctctgtctgtctctctgtctctgtctctctctctctctctctctctctctctctctctcttctctctctctctctctctctctctctctttgtcaaATCCATCAACATGAATTGACATTAATGTATTTGTGGATTTCTAGTACTAtaacagttattattattatcttttgCAGTCTCTAGTCAAATTGGTTATTAAGGAAGGCTATTCAAATGAACGATATGAACTGGTTACAAACTTTCCACGAAGGAAACTTTCTTACCTAGAGGTTGATACAACACTTCAAGAAGCTGGTCTTTTCCCACAAGAGACAGTTTTTGTACAGGAGCGGTAACATAGTTGTGAGATGATAAAATGCCGATGCTATGTGCAACTCAGCATGGTTGCTGTATGTCTCTCTTTGTCCCAGATACCAAAACATTAAGATACGTTTTGTGAAGATTTATTGTACAATTTGGTGAGGGTGTCAGATTTATCATGTCAAAATAACCTGTGTGCCCTTTGTGagatagcccagagacttacCTTGGATGGTAATATTGATGCAGAGAGTTTCTGGGCTggagagtttcttgagatagtaacaccaagacaagtctctgggctagagagTTTCTTAGAGTGTAACACCAAGACAGGTCTCTGGGCTagagagtttcttgagatagtaacacaaAGACAAGTctagtctctgggctagagagtttcttgagatggtaacaccaagacaagtcacTGGGTGTAgaacttcttgagatagtaacactaagacaagtctctgggctagagagcttcttgagatagtaacaccaagacaagtctctgggctagtaagcttcttgagatagtaacactaaGACAAGTCTAGTCTCTGGgttagagagcttcttgagatagtgaGATGTGAGAGTTTCAGCAAAAACTTACTCCAGCTAGCATAAATATGTAACTTTTTTATAGAATAAATGATTTTTTGAAAAGGTGACATATCTGCACTGAAACCCTCGTCTTTTGGTATAAATTGGGTTCATATGCTCCTGGAAAGTCCTCGATTTTCAAAGGAGTCCTGGAAAGTTATGGTAAAATATCAACTTTATATGAACAACTAAAGCTATCAACTGAAAGATCGACTTTAATTAACCGAATGATCGACATTATTGACATAAAGTGTTGATAAGCTAGATGCGAAATATGTATGAAAGAGCAAGTGTGTTGTGTTTCACTGGTCATCATGCCTGGAAAATGACCAGAAAAAGTTGATATGAAAACTCCTGGATAACTGATGGAAAATCCTggaattttatttcactttaaatgTGTGATCTCTGATTATGTGTTTTCACCCTTTAACAagtatgaaatcaaataaaattcAGTGAATAAATGAACTGTAGAAGTCAAAAACAAAAAGCAGTTAGCCTTACTAACATATGCTATAATTATAACAGCTTTCAAAGCCACATCAAACCAAATAGATAGCAAGGAACAAGTAGAAATGTTTATTAATTCGCCAACATTCcaaaatttgttattatttgtttatCTCCTGATCGTACCTTCATCTCTATAAATCTTGTAAACACCTGATATAGAAATGtaagaaattttattttgaattagaGTATAAAGATACTTTATacctcagaaataaaagtgttcaatttttgctgttactttgttcaaggaaccgattctcagttcaaatctaGAGAAAATATCAGGGGTgaccatacaaatttttgaaatggaagtcaaaatgatatcaaatttagtcatttaagaatccaatatggctgccatccaatatggctgccgaatactgtattaactctatgggaaaatacaaggatgatgatttccttgaaaacaagagaATGAACCTAAAATTTGTCTTAATAATGAAAAGGGACGAAGTTTGTGAACACACTTTCGTATTGCAAAGTTTGGAAACATTTCagtaactttgattttcagagaGATTTGTCTCCGAGATACATTTTAccttattatattatagcattaccaattccagtgaattgtGTGCCATCAtcactgtacattattactgataatgtactccgttattgggcatcgcggccccggaacgagcataacaatacaagtttatgtccgtaaggcaataaaggtgattgtcatttccactgtttaaaaatacaacgcatccatgaaataaatttgtgttcacagcagttcattgaagtgtatatgtgtgatAAACAACACCATAAATAGCTTTTCTTCTGGTCAGCCGCAAGGCTGGAGATTATACAGGTCAAATAGATTATAGAGGTCAAATAGATTATAGAGGTCACCATATAATCCATccgaaaataaacaattgacaatttccttgaaaataaagacatgaACTCCAAAATTTCCTTTGTTATTTTAAAACGACTAGAATCAAGTTTCCACgtggcaaagtttggaaaaattgaaaaactttTCATTTTCAGAGAAATTTGTCCCCAAGGTGTAAACAAAGACAATgtcattttgtgtttgaattaaACCAGTTACAACAACAATGTAATGTAACAGAGTTTATACAAGTAACAATGTTTCTGAgttccattatatttttgtcttgtCCTGTATATAACATCAGCTAATAATACATCAAATCGAACACAGTGtgataaacacacatacaagaATCATTGTGTTTGCGAAACATTTTTGCTAACTGAAATGAACTTTTATGCAAGTCTGAAAATTTTAACCATTGGTCAACATGATGATTTGCTGTATCACATAAAACAAATGGCTATCAAGCAATACACTAACAAGTTATTAATAATTTAAttgtataaaatacaaaaaaaatgatttagCACAATATTTCCAATAAAAAGTGACACCAACTAGTGTAAATATCTGCAgaatatttgaataacaaacaTGCTGTCACATAATCTATGGTCTGACTACAACTGTAAACCTGGATATTTTTtatactagaaaattttgcgattgtACAGTCTTCAGCAAATTCTCAGACTTATGGTtgtactaattaccagacttatactttgtttttatatatatacaagaagacattttagtcactacttattgttgcgtttttgttttccagtgaaataagcgaaaatgtccaggtttacagtgAATTTACTGTCGGTAGAAAAATAAAGAGTCCAGAATATTATGCGCCATGCACCATTGTTGTCAATCAGAGTTGATATTTTTGCCGCAACATGATACTTCAGCAAAATATCAAGACTTGGACGGTGCCACAAAAGAGGCCATGGTTTACAACAATGGCATGTACATAACACAGATATCTACACATCATGTTGTCTCTGTCTTTACCCTGCATGAATTGTGGTTCCATATGATAGGTGTAAAAAGAGTGATCAAACTGTAACGCAACAATAAaaacaagcaaaataaaaatactgcAAATAATGCAACCAATTCTGTTGGTTTTACAGatttaggtatatatatatatattacactgtACAATAATTAGGAGATTTCTGCACCTGTCAATCCTTAAGGCTTATACTTTTTAGTTCAAAATTATTTAAGATATGTCGCTGTAAAATGCAGGGTAAAATGTATGCTTTCCTGTTATTGTTGTCTATTGGCTGTTAAGGGTGCTCTGGGACAAACCAATCTCTCTCATATTGACCCATGATATTCTTACTTTGCGTTGTCATCGTCTTTTCcatgaaatacatacacaagTCATATTCCAATTCGTAGTACAGCCCGAGCTCTGATTATTTATGCTTCCATATTATCAGTTGATGAACATACAAGATCACCAGCCCTGTGCAACTTGAAAAGTTAACTTCATACTCCGtagttgttgtcatggtaacacttGGCTTTTTGtagttttgtatgtttgttttcaatgtagcGTATCAAATATCTGtattaaaattcaaatacaacaaattagatatttgtcaataaattttgaaaaaattttaCCTTTATCTGttaagtattttatttttttttttgatgatttGCATGTCAAGAtaaaagaattttattttagaacaacatgaTGATTGACATTTTGGGTGAGAGATTGAATGAATTGATGGTTGGcagtttggttggttggttggttatttCGTTGGTTATTCCCCGCCGGATGAAGTCcaggacggggacttatggattgggttccgtccgtccatccgtccgtccagagcagtttcttggagatgccgggaccgatttttttttcaaacttggtacagggcaacatacaatggcatagatatgcacgtcaatttgattcatgatacaatccaatatggccacctcgcagccattttgtttgcgaattttccctgtccaaactcataactcagacatgcttgaacaggtctcattcaaagttggtattaggacagtgttctgtgacatacatgtgcatattcattgttgttgtcatacgatccaatatggccgcctagcagccattttgtttgtgaattttccattgccaaagccataactcagacatgcttgaacagatctcattcaaagttggtattagcacagtatTACGTGTGTATATCCATCGAACGTGTGTGCATTCATTTTAAAAGTAATGATAAGCATGGACTAGCATGCATATGAATAAACAGTTTagaaataccgccaatggcgctgtagcacaactgtacagtttctaaaaatgtttattcatatggtagtccatgctaacaataagtggtcatttgttgaatgactattcAGTTGCcaatccaaccatgttgctatctttacggtatatgctatcatttggctgttgctatgggtgtagtcttgttgctaggcacatttgcatacattattttgaatgtttattcatttgtctttctattcctgttgttatctttgcaatataggtgattatttggctgtggctatggcgtggtcttgttgctaggcacattggcataattttttgaatgtttattcaattgtctattaatcactcttgttatctttccaatatatgtgatcatttgactgttgctatgggtgtggtcttgttgctaggcacatttgcttacatttttggaatgtttattcatttgtctttctattcctgttgctatctttgcaatataggtGATTATTCGGCTGTTGCTtttggcgtggtcttgttgctaggctaatttacatacattttttgaatgtttattcaattgtctattaatccctgttgttatctttgtgaaatacaaggCCGTTTGGCTGATGCTATAGGcctggtcatggttgctagggtatttgcatacattttttgaatgtttactcatttgcctaccagatgaagttgttatttgaccaaaatatactgccatttggttgttgctaagggcgtggtcatggtcgctagggccaattttgtcaaaatgttttgaagaaaatctgcataataacactttcacaaacatctcaccaagtttcagactcagtgactcggtagttttgaccaaaaatgaacatttttacaccttatttgcatatcactcagggaatcattgtatgtttaatatttctttgtccatacatccctatatacattcccattacatttcagcccaatctactcagtacttttggaattatagatttttaaccaaaaagacacatttttagccccaatttgcatatcactgatggaatcatcatgtcatgaacaaatcttacttaacacccccttaagaatgttcccaccaaattttgcaccaatctgcccagtagtttctgagtaagttttttgaccaaaaatcacattttttgacccaaatcatacacctgtgatgcgatcattttgatttgaacaatttcccaactagccacccaaggtaatacaccaaccaaatatcatggcaatcggtccagcagtttttggcTTTAAGTTATTTATAAACACACAGAcattttgccatgcctatagcactactgaaccttatcagttcagttatgctaaaacTGGCCCTCTGATATGAACCCAAGATTtttgtagcccccccccccccccccccacacacacacacacattttatagAACGTGGATTTTGATTTTGGGCAGAAATAGCATCCCACATGATAGCTAGTGGTGACAGTGTGGGATGGGTCTCCCCCTCCCACGGTAAGCACTGTTTAAGGAAATAAAGACACTAAGGGGCATGAAATTTCacaccatacacattatcgaatgCCATAgaatacttgaaaattgtcttcaatatcCTGATTTACTCTCAATACATAGGTAAAAACTGTATGGCTAAATTATCTACACTTTAGATAGAGATATtttggcacacacacacatttgcttggctatcgactgcctcataattaaatgtatgtaggtaaatgaagtgaacaattttgctaACATACAAGGTAAACACctgctcctgtggtttgaatttAACAAGCAGTCATCAGAGATGACTCAGACCCTACAATGGATGTTTACAGAGCATTGCCAccagtcatggtagtgtgatgtattagACTGTATGAAATATGGTgccaatggcattatagcacaactgtataattcattgaatattaattcatacattttataaatgtttatttatttatctattaatccctgttgttatctttgcaatatgagtgatcatttggctgttgctattggcgtggtctATTTGCttggcacatttacatacattctttgaatgtttattcaattgtatattaatacatatcgttatctttgcaatgtacctGTTTATTTGGTTGTTTctatgggcatggtcctgttgctaggcacatttacttacatttcttgaatatttattcaattgtctattaatcatggtttttatctttgcaatatacatgatcactTGGCTATTGCTGTGcctgtggtcttgttgctaggtacatttgcatatgttttttgaatatttgttcacttgtctaaaaatccctgtaatctttgtgaaatacactaccgtttggctgttgctatgggcgtggtcatggttgctaaggatatttgcgtatattttattaatgtttactcacttgccttcCTGATcttgttatttgatgaaaacacaCTGACATTTAGTCATTGCTAACGGCGTGGTCATTGCTGCTAgggccaaaatgttttacagaaaatatgcaaaataacaCTTCTACTAACATCTTACCATGTTTTAgtctcattgacaaagtactttttgagatattgaccaaaattcaaattctatacacctaatttgcatatcacttatgagatcattatgtgcttaatatttcttcatctatacatgcccagatgcatcccatcaaatttcagcccaatctgctcagcagttttgaaattaaagacttttgaccaaaaggaCACATTATTAGCCCTAATTTCCATATCACTAATACAA comes from Glandiceps talaboti chromosome 11, keGlaTala1.1, whole genome shotgun sequence and encodes:
- the LOC144442378 gene encoding UBX domain-containing protein 7-like; its protein translation is MASKSKGFKKLVEQFSAITGASEEIGHRLLEVCNGNLEMAIGMHLEGETEDEDPGNSEDTNQASTSAADQEDNVRAPIPQKRDILVQDPYAFGPRPRRRGGRGSVFDRFRDFQAEAKAQEDQMRNMAAGKSSAKKKTLEDLFRPPIDIMHKGTFNTARETGQSQCKWVLVNVQNVQEFSCQQLNRDVWSNSAVKSIIQEHFIFWQVYHDSEEGQRYTQFYKITEFPYIAIIDPRTGEKLMEWHKLDSMTFCDLVTEFLSSHPIFDNDGLSPPPKKKVRRSDSIIDASEDSQLEAAIAASLAETSAKELQTEGKRKKTRAEIIVDDDGDEDSETFHSIHDSSSDSENTEEEDLSEENSPVNSRTVAKLENGTSHESVPKLNDNSSVSEPFKKIFETRTADQDKDTNRTVNKNTNNDVETKDNMDKQLILNDDVIASDEEKDCADNSVEYEDNSEEEVSNEVGPKAKLMIRFPDGKRKQMSLPATAKLTSLVKLVIKEGYSNERYELVTNFPRRKLSYLEVDTTLQEAGLFPQETVFVQER